One Gossypium hirsutum isolate 1008001.06 chromosome A11, Gossypium_hirsutum_v2.1, whole genome shotgun sequence genomic window carries:
- the LOC107923020 gene encoding small nuclear ribonucleoprotein SmD1a — protein sequence MKLVRFLMKLNNETVSIELKNGTVVHGTITGVDISMNTHLKTVKLTLKGKNPVSLDHLSVRGNNIRYYILPDSLNLETLLVEETPRVKPKKATAGRPLGRGRGRGRGRGRGRGR from the exons ATGAAGCTCGTCAG GTTTTTGATGAAGTTGAACAATGAAACGGTGTCGATTGAGCTCAAGAACGGAACCGTCGTTCACGGAACCATCACAG GCGTGGATATCAGCATGAACACCCATCTGAAAACAGTGAAACTTACATTGAAGGGGAAAAATCCAGTGAGTTTGGATCACCTCAGTGTGAGGGGTAACAATATTCGCTATTATATCCTGCCTGACAGCTTAAATCTTGAGACATTGCTGGTTGAAGAGACACCAAGAGTGAAGCCCAAGAAGGCAACAGCTG GCAGGCCTTTGGGACGTGGTCGGGGTCGTGGGCGTGGACGTGGACGTGGTCGAGGCCGTTGA